Genomic segment of Candidatus Deferrimicrobiaceae bacterium:
TCGGCGACAACCGCGAAGCCGGCCCCCGCCTCTCCTGCCCGGGCGGCCTCGACCGCAGCGTTGAGCGCCAGCAGGTTGGTCTGGAAGGAAATCTCGTCGATCGTCTTGACGATCTTGCCTGTTTCCTCACCCATCCGGGAGATTTCGGTCATAGCCAAAACCAGGGCGCCCATCGACTCGTTGGCCTTGTCGACCCCGCATCGGGCCTTGTCCGCGAGCTGCTTCGCTAGCCCCGCGTTATCGGCGTTCTGACGCGTCATGGAGCTCATTTCTTCCATCGCGGCGGAGGTCTCCTCGAGCGAGGCAGCCGCTTCGGACGCCCCCCCCGCCAGCGACTGGGAGGAGCTGGTCAAATCGGATGCCGAAACGGATAGCTGCGACGCCCCCTCGTCCAGCGACCGAGCCGCTCGGGTCAGAGAACCGGAAAGATTCAGCGACAGGAAGATTCCGAACGCCAGCCCCAGCCCGACACCCGCGACGACCGCAATGATCGTAAACAGCTTGGTCCGCCGGACATCCGACTCGAATTCCCGGTCGATCCGCTCGGAGCTCGCCAGCTCGATCTCGATCAGCTTGTCCAAGGCGACACGCGTCGTGTGGAAACGCACGCGGGAAGGTCCCGTTGCCTCGTCGTATCCGGCCGACCGCTCCGCGGCGCTCCCCCCCAGGCTGGCCGTCACCCTGTCGGCCCCGCGAATCCAGTCGTCCCATGCCGTCTTGAAAGCCTGCCAGGCCGACTTCTCTTCCTGGCCGACCGGAAGCGACTCGAAGAGCCGGATTCCTTCGTCGGCCTGCTCGCGCGCCTTCTGGAGGTTTTTCATCATGCCCGCGATTTCGTCCTCGTCGAGTTGCGGCTGGAACATCACGAGCTCAACCCGCCTGGCGACGTCCAGAGCATCCTTGATCATCCAGATCGCGTTGACTGCGGGAAGCTGGACCGATCCCATCTGGTCCTGGGCGCCCTTGGCGAACAGGATGCCCCGATATCCGATCACGCCGATGACTGCGGCGATCAGTGCGACAACGACAAACGCCCCGATCAGCTTCTTCTTCAGGGAAAAGGTTCCGATCATTCCAGCCTCCTCAGCCGCATCATCTGCCCCCCCTTACATCGGGGGCCGGGTGTATCCGGGTCTCAGGAAACCCGAATCGTCTAGAGACAGGAGCTTCGCTTCCCGAAGCTGGCGCAGGTCGCGCTGCTTCGTCTTGTCGGCCAGCCTGCGATAGATTTCCTCGTACCAGGGGGACCGGCGAAGTTGATCGAGGGAGATCGGGGTCAGGGACGCCATCAGGTGGGTCACAATCGCGTATTGGCGCAGGTTGATCCCGTTCTCGTCACGAAGTCGACGAAGCTCCCCCTCGAACAGGAGCGTGCCCGTGATCCCGCTGACTCGTTCGAGTTTCCGGAGGAACGACGTCAGCATCGCTTCCAGATGGAACGATACGATCGGTGTGAAGGGTTTGGCCTCGCCCCGAACCGCTGCCTTCCGGGATTCGTTGAACAGCGCGTAATATCGGTCGACCCGCTCAGCGTAATAACGCCAGAGGCAGAAGGCGGCAAGCCCGTAGCCGGACGAGTAGAGGATCGAGGCTTCCAGAAGGCGCCCGACCAGGCCGTTGCCGGCCCAGAACGGGTGAATAAGCTCGAAGTAGAAGTGGACCAGCGGCGCCCGGATCAGCGCAGGAACGCCATAACTCGTGATTTCGTCGTGCCACGCGATGAGCCCGTCAAGCAGCCGCTCGATATCGGCTGCGAATTGCGGGGGAATATATCGTCCCCCGTGGCCTTCATCGCCGACCGGAATCGGTGTCTCGATGTTGCCGTCGCGCAGCTGACCGGGCCGGTTGCGCTCGTGCGTGACGCCTTCGGACAGGATTTCGTGAATCGACCGGATATACCCCCCGGTCAACCGCCAGCCGGTGGACGCCGTTTCTTCCCTGGCCATCTTGCAGGCGGTCCCGATATTGATCACCCGCAACTGGGATTCGGAACAGGGTTCACCGGGTTGTATACGGAGGGCTGCGTCGGTTTCGGACTCGGACAGCAGGCCTCCCTCGATCCGATGGGTATAGGAAACGCTGCAGACGTGGATTTCCCTTTCGAGCAAGGAAACCACTCTCGGGAGAAGCGGCGCGCGATCGAAACGGATCTTCGCCGCTTCGATGTGGTTCAGGAGAATTTGGAGCGATGAAAGGTCGACTCCGACCTGGATGGTGAACGACTCCGAGGAGGACAGATCGATCCGCTTGGGATAATCCGGCAAGATCATGGACTATATTGTCCCTGATAATGTCCGGTTGTCAACTACTTCAACTGCCCAATTAATAACAGTATTTATATAATTAAAACAGCTATCGGTAACAGTTGGTGTCCGCTTTAATGCCGCTCTACGATCCCGGTTGACGCGTCCGGCTTCGACCGCTAGACCCCCTCGAACAGCGCCGTCGACAGGTAACGCTCGGCCAGGTCGGGCAGGATGACAACGATCGTCTTGCCCGCAAACTCGGGCAGTTTCGCCAGCCGAAGAGCCACCGCCGTCGCGGCGCCCGAGGAGATGCCGACCAGAATCCCTTCTTCCCTGCCGAGCCGCTTCGCGGTCTCGATCGCCTCGTCTCCGCTGACCGTCTCGACGCGGTCGACCAGCGTCAGATCGAGCGTGTCGGGGATGAATCCCGCCCCGATCCCCTGGATCTTGTGGGGGCCCGGCTTCAGCGGTTCACCGGCCAGTTTCTGCGTAATGACCGGGCTCTCCTTCGGTTCGACCGCCACCGAAATGATCGCCTTGCCCTTCGTCTTCTTGATGTAGCGCGAGATGCCGGTGAGGGTGCCGCCCGTGCCGACGCCGGAGACGATCACATCGACCGCACCATCGGTATCGTTCCAGATTTCGGGCCCCGTCGTCTTTTCGTGGATCTCGGGATTCGCGGGATTCTTGAACTGCTGCGGCAGGAACCACTTGTCCGGGTCGGACGCCTTGATCGCCTCAGCCTTTTCGATCGCGCCCTTCATCCCTTCCGCGCCCGGCGTCAGCACCAGATTGGCGCCCAGCGCACCGAGCACCCGCCGTCGTTCGATGCTCATCGTCTCGGGCATCGTCAGCGTGAGCTTGTAGCCGCGCGCCGCGGCGACGTACGCCAGCGCGATGCCGGTGTTGCCGCTGGTCGGCTCGATGATCTGCACGCCGGGCTTGAGCACGCCCCGCTTCTCGGCGTCCGTGATCATGTTCTCGCCGATCCGGTCCTTGACCGAGTAAGCCGGATTGCGCCCCTCGACCTTGACGAGCACGATCGCCTTCGCGCCCTCCGTCATATGGTTGAGCCGGATCAGCGGAGTGTTCCCGATCGACTGCGAATTGTCGTTGTACACGTTGCCCATGGCCATCCTCCTCGCGGTTTCCTGATTAAATCGAAAAATCGATGATCTTCCGGCTCGTCATCCGAACCGCCCGGCTTCGCTCGACCATGTCGGCCACCGAGATGGCGTCCATGACGCCGGTGACGGCATTCTTGACGTCCCACATGACCAGTCGGATGCCGCAGCTCTCCTGGTCGTCGCATTCCTCGCACCGCGTGCCGTGCGCCTCGCTCAGGCAGGGCAATGGGGCAAACTCGCCCTCGAGGATCCGGACGACCTGGCTCACCATGATCTCGGCGGGCGGCACCGCCAGCAGGTAACCGCCCCCCTTTCCAATCCGGCTCACGAGAATCCCCCCTTTTCGCAACGCCACCAGGATGGCCTCGAGAAATTTCTTGGGGATGTTCTCTTTCTCGGCCAGCTCGGCGATGAGGATCGGCTCGCCGGTCGAATGCTCGGCCAGGTAGCCGAGTGCCTTTAGAGCATATTTCGTCTTCTTGGAAATCATCGCTACAGCGTCGCCGCCTGCAGCGCCTGGTTGAAATCGGCGATGAGGTCTTCGACGTCCTCGAGCCCGATCGAGAGCCGGATGAAGTCGGGCGTCACACCGGTGGCCAACTGCTCTTCGGGCGTCAACTGCTGGTGCGTCGTGGAGGCCGGGTGGATGACGAGCGATTTCGCGTCGCCGATGTTCGCGAGGTTCGACAGCAGCTTCACCGAGTCGATGAACTTTCTGCCCGCCTCGAGCCCTCCCTTGATGCCGAAGCCCAGGAGCGCGCCGTAATGCCCGTTCTTCAGATACTTGCTGGCCACCGCATGGTTGACGTTGTCTTCGAGCCCCGGGTAGTTGACCCAGGCGACCCGGGGGTGGTTCTTGAGGAATCGCGCAATCGCGAGCGTATTCTCGGAATGCTTGACCATCCGCAACGGAAGCGTCTCGAGCCCCTGGAGCAGCTGGAACGAGTTGAACGGCGAGATGCACGCCCCGAAGTCGCGAAGCCATTGGAGGCGCGCCTTGAAGACGAAGGCGACGTTGCCGAAGCCCGGGAAGTTGCCGAAGACGTCCCAGTATTTCAGGCCGTGGTAGCTGGGGTCGGGCTCGGTGAACTCGGGGAACTTCCCGTTGCCCCAGTTGAACTTCCCGCCATCGACGATGACGCCGCCGAGCGAGGTGCCGTGGCCGCCGATGAACTTGGTCGCCGACAGCGTCAGCAGGTCGGCGCCGTAATCGAGCGGCTTGACCAGGCCGATGCCGGCGGTGTTGTCGACCAGAAACGGAATGCCGGCCTCGTTCGCGATCTTCCCGATCGCCTCGAAGTCGGGGACGCTGAGCCCGGGATTCCCGATCGTCTCGGCATAGATCACCCGCGTGCGGGGCGTGATCGCCTTGCGGAACTCCTCGGGCTTGGTCGCCTCCACGAAGATCGTCTTGCGTCCGACCTTCGGGAAGGAATAATGAAGCTGGGAATAGGTGCCGCCATAAAGGTTGTTCGCCGACACGATCTCGTCGCCGACCTGGGTGATGTTGAGGAGCGCGGAGGCCGCCGCGGCCTGGCCGCTCGAGAAGGCCAACGCCCCGCTACCGCCCTCGATCGCAGCGACCCGCTTCTCGAACACGTCGGTCGTGGGGTTCATCAGGCGCGTGTAGATGTTGCCGAGCTCCTTCAGGCCGAACAGGTTGGCCGCGTGCTCGGAGCTCTTGAAAACGTACGAGCTGGTCTGGTAGATCGGCACGGCGCGCGACCCGGTCGTCGGATCGGGAATCTGCCCTGCATGAAGGGATAATGTTGAAAGGCCCGGCTGGCGCGGCTGACTCGATTCGCTGGACATGGGACGCCTCCTTCTTAATCTATATGTACTATAGATATTATATTGCGCTTTCGCGGTCAATATATTTTTCCCGTTTTCGCCCCCCTTCGGTGAAAATATTCCATGCGTCCGACGATAGGCCGGACTCGGAGCGAGGATCAAATGGAAATCAACGAAGTGCGGAAACGGATCGACCTGCTCGACGATGTGTTGCTGCGCATCTTCAACGAGCGGGCCCGGCTGGCGCTCGAGATCGGCCATCTCAAAAAAGGTCTCGGCCTGCCGGTGTACGACCCGGCGCGGGAGAAACGGGTCTTCACTCGCATGAAAGAAGACAACCCGGGACCGCTCGACGACGGCGCGATCGTGCGGCTGTTCGAGCGGGTCGTCGACGAATCGCGGCGGCTCGAGCGCATCATGTCGCAGGAGGAAGGACACGACGAATGCTGATCATCACGAAGGCCCACGCGTCGGAGGAAGCGCTCGACGCCATCAAGGAATACCTGATCACCCGCGGCTTCGACATCCACCAGTCCACCGGCGCGAACCGCACCATCATCGGCGTCATCGGCGACACCGCGTCGCTCGACGAGCATGCGATCGAGGCGTTGCCCGGCGTCAGCCAGGTGGTCCGGATCAAGAAAGACGACTGAAGCGCCACCCCGCTTCCCCCAATGGAAACGGCTCGCGGAAATTGCATCCGCGAGCCGTTTCCGCGTTTCCGCTTGCGCCGTCGGCGCCCGGCGGATTACGCCGTGAACCGACGCCGGCCGAAGCCGATGAGGCCGATGAGCCCGCTGCCGAGCAGCATCATCGTGCCCGGCTCGGGAACAGCCGTGTGGTAATCGAAGGAGGTCGTTCCCATTTCTCCGTGGTTGATCGTGGCACCGAGGAAGAGGAAATCGGTTGGCGTCAACGTGGCGGTGCCGAATCCGGTGCCGTGAATCTTGCCGGGCACATCGATAAAATTGAAAGAAATGATGCTGTCCAGAGCAAACGGAGCAGGCGTCGGTTTAGCGACGCCCGTGATCGCCGTGACCGAACCGACCGAATTGAAGGAGTTGCCATCGATATCGGATCGGAACCCCATATTGGCGACCGAGAACTTGTCATCCAGAAACGCGACATCCAGAAAACCGAGACCGATTGCGATGGTGTTGAGGTCCATTTCCGGTGAGCGCACACTCCCGAGGAGCGGTTTCGAGACCCCCGTGGAAACATCCAGAGCCCAGCTTCCGAAACTGCCCACGAAGCTGACCGCACCAACGACCGGATTTTGGTCGCCCACCCCCCCGTCGGTGATGGTCCTCACGTTGGTGCCGTCGCTCAGGTAAAGAATCGCGGCCGCATTCGCATGCGACGCAAACAAGGCCGATGCGGCGAAGAGTGCCAAGGCAGGTAACAAAATACGTTTCATATCATTCTCCTCCTTATGATCGCCGGTTTACTTTATGACCTTGTACGGCCGCATCATGTCGTTGTCTTCGTGATCGATGATGTGGCAATGCCACACGTATCCGTCTCCGACCGTCGGGTCGAACGGGTAAAGGTTTTTGCCGGGGGTTGCCGAGGCCACCGAAGCGCTGGTCGGGGCGAAACGTACCAGCATCCGCATGACCTGGCCGGGATACGCCTTGGCCGTGTCTTTCCAGCCGGACTCCCAGGGAGCAGGTGCTGCGGGGGGATGAAGCGCGTTGCTGAGGTACGGGCTGAGCGCCGGGTTGCCGCCCAGGGCGCCATCTCCGTTCAGGAGGTTGTAAGGTGCCGGCGGGCCGTAGCCGGGGCACGGGTTGTCCGGAAGGACGTTATCGCAGAATGCCGGAAGCACGGGTCCGAAGGCTGCCGCCCAGTCGAGCGGGTAGGAGTTTGGATCGGTGGCGACCATTGTGTTGTCGTTGAAGGTCTGGCGATCGAGGACCTGGAACTGCGCCAGGTGGGTGTGCATCGGGTGCGCGTCCATCGTCAGGTTGATGATCTCCCACAGCTCGGTGGTCCCCACCCGCGGCAGTTCGGTGACGCCGTCGGCACGTCCGAGGGCTTTCACGCTTGGCGACATGTTGCCCATGTAATAGGTGTTATTGACCAGCACTTCGAGCGGACCGCCTGGTCCCGCGTGCTCTTTGAGGATCAGTTGACGCTTCGGAAGGGCGGCCAGGTTGATCCCGGCTGCCGCATTCCCTTTTCCGTCGGTCAGGCGGACATACGGCACGGGGCGGGAGCAATTGTTCGAAAGGGCGGAAGGGTTGCAACTTTTGTCTGCGCTCAGAAGCGGGAGGACCACCTTGAACTGCATGATCTTGGCCATCGTCGGCTGGTCGGCCGGGCACATGCCGGTGGTGTTGTCGGAGGGGAATCCGAAGAAGCAATTGTCACCCGGATTTGCCACCTTGTACGGCACGGGCGACATACCGCTCGGGAACGGTGCGGCGGCGTCATTGGTCACCGTGATCGTCCTGCCGGTCAGCCCGGTGAAATCGACGATAACGTCGTAGCGCTCGCCGGGCGCCATGAACAGCGGGTCGGCCGGGACCGGCTTGTTGAGGTAACCGTCGTCTGAGCCGATCACATAGACGGGCGCCTTGGAGCCGTTGTCGGCCAGGAAGGTCATATTGTACATGCGGGCGTTGGAGCCTTCGACGATCCGGAAGCGATACCGGCGCGGCTCGACTTCCTTGACCGGCCAGGGCGAACCGTTGACGACCGCGACGTCTCCGAAGAATTCGGGGATCCAGAAGGGGTGCACGCTAGGGTTCCCCGGAGTACCGTTCAGGTTGGTCACGCCGGCGTCAGCGCCGCTTCCGTCAGGGAAGAACAGCTGGCTGTTGTTGTCGAACTGGCGGTCCTGGATCGCCATTTCGACTTCGTAGTCGCCCTGCGGGAGATTGGCCGGCTCCCTGGCGGGATCACGGATGAAGTAGAAACCAGCCAAACCGCTGTAGACATTGGTCCGCGTTGCGCCCATGGAATGGTCGTGGAACCACGGGGTTCCGGCCTCCTGGGTATTGTTGTAGAAGTAGAGCGCCTTGCCGGCGCCCACGGGCCAAAGCGAGCTGTAAGTGGGCCCCCTGAATCCGCCGCTGAGGGCGGATGTGAACCATGCGCTCGGCCCCCCGTCGAACTGGGGAGGCACTTCGCCGCCGTGAAGGTGCGGCACGGACGGGACCGCGCCCACGTACGGCTCGTTGCACTTGAGCGGGGGGGCGCAGGCCATCTGGTTCGGAAGCAGGTATGGATTGGCCAGGTCGATCGTCTGGTCGACTGTGACCAACCCCTGGAGCATGCCCGGCCCGGTCGGATTGTTGTTGTCGAACGAGGGCAGCTCGTTGACGTAGTTCACGAGCGTCGGGATGTTCCGCCGGATCTCGAGCGTGACGGCCGGCCAGAACGCGGGGCCGAGCACCTTGCCCGTAATGCCGTCGGAGGTCTCATAGGCCCAGATCCGGGTGTTGTCGATGGTCACCGTCGGGCAAACCAGATTGCTCTGCGAGGGAACGTCGAAATAATTCGACGGATAGGGGATGGCTGGCGTCGGCGGCGGAAGCACCGGCCGATTCGACTCTTTCATCTTGATCGTGAGCACGGGGTGCTTGAGAGCGTCGACCCGCGGCAATGCCGCTTTCGTTCCCGGCCCGAATGAAAGTAGCGGTGTGGCGAATTGCGGAATGCACGCACCCGGCACGACGGTCTGCGGGATAAGCGTGCTCGCCCAGGCGGCCCCGGTCCCCAGAGTGGCGACCAATACTGCAGCGATCTTGAATCTCGTCTTTGCCATGACCTTTCCTCCTCATGAAAGAGTTGAGCGGTGCGGCTACGACACAACGATTCGATCGTCCTCTGGTTCGTGGATGTCCTGTTATAAGGCAATCATCGTGCCTAATGCTATCGATCAGAAACCTATCGATATCGGTAGGGATTTTCCCTGATGCCCCTGTTATGAACCGGTTTCATCGATAAATTTTGAGAATTCAGGAGGGTCTTTTCGGAAAATTGCGATAAATAATTTCTCCTTTCCCCACGAAGTCCCCCACGTCTCCCCCCGCCTTTTTGACAGAAAACCGGCTGCGTGCTATTGGTAAAAACATGGCAGAAAACCTCGACTTCATCCGCGAAATCGTCCGGCGCGACATGGAATCCGGCCTCCACGGCGGTCGCGTCGTCACGCGCTTCCCTCCCGAGCCGAACGGCTTCCTGCATATCGGTCACGCGAAGTCGATCTGCCTCAATTTCGGCATCGCCCGCGACTTTGGCGGCGTCTGCCATCTCCGCTTCGACGACACCAACCCCGAGACAGAGGACATGGCCTTCGTCGAGTCGATCAAGCGCGACGTGCGCTGGCTCGGCTTCGACTGGGCCGACAACCAGTTCTTCGCTTCCGACTATTATGAGCAGCTCTACGGTTTCGCCGTTCGTCTCATCGAGGACGGCAAGGCCTACGTCGACAGCCTGACCGAATCCGAGATCCGCGAATACCGGGGAACGGTCAACGATCCCGGGCGCGATAGCCCATACCGCAGCCGCAGCGTTGCCGATAATCTCGACCTGTTTGCCCGCATGCGCGCCGGCGAGTATCCTGACGGTGCCCACATCCTGCGCGGGAAGATCGACATGGCGGCCGCCAACATGAAACTCCGCGACCCCCTCCTTTACCGGATCCGTCATACCTCGCACTATCGAACCGGCGACGCCTGGTGCATCTACCCCATGTACGACTTCGCGCATCCCCTTTCCGACGCCATCGAAGGCATTACCCACTCGATCTGCACGCTCGAGTTCGAGAACAACCGTGCGATCTACGACTGGCTCCTCGAAGCCCTGTTCGACGGCCCGCGCCCGCATCAATACGAATTCGCCCGTCTCAACCTCGACTACGCGGTGATGAGCAAACGAAAGCTGCTGCAGCTCGTCGAGGAAAAGTTCGTCTCCGGTTGGGACGACCCCCGCATGCCGACCATCGCCGGGCTTCGCCGACGGGGATACACACCCGAGGGCATTCGCCTCTTTGCCGCTCGTATCGGCGTCGACAAGTCCAACAGCCGCGTCAGCATCGACCTGCTCGAGGACGCCCTCCGCGACGACCTCAACGCCCGCTGCCCCCGCGTCATGGCAATCCTTCGTCCGCTCGAAGCGACGATCACCGACCTGCCCGAAGGCGAGACCGAGTGGCTCGACGCCCCCTTCTGGCCTCGGGACCTGGGCCGGGCCGAAAGCCGCAAGCTTCCGTTGACCCGCCGGATCTTCATCGAGCAGACCGACTTCAGCGAGAACCCGCCCGAGGGCTGGCTTCGCCTGTCGCCCGGCGGCGAGGTCCGGCTCGCAAACGGCGGCTTCATCCGGTGCGACGCGGTGGTCCGCGACCCGGCCGACGGGCGGGTAACCGGCCTGCGCTGCAGCCGCGTCGCCGACGGGCCGGCCGCAGGCGGCAAGAAGAAACGGGGCGCCGCCATCCAGTGGCTGTCCTCGGCGCACGCGGTCCCGGCCGAGATCCGCCTTTACGATCATCTCTGCACGGTTGCCAATCCGGAAGATGCCGCGGAAGGGAAAACGTTCAAGGACTTCCTGAACCCCGATTCGATCCGGATGCTGCCGGGGGCGTTCGTCGAGCCGGGGCTGGCCGGCGCGCAGCCGGGGGAGCGTTTCCAGTTCGTGCGCCACGGCTACTTCGTCGCCGACGAGGTGGATTCGAAGCCGGGCGCCCCGGTGTTCAACCGCATCATCGAGCTACGCGACGGCTACAAGGCCCACAAGGCGGCCGCGACTTCGCCGCCCCCCGCCGCCCCGAAGCCGGACCGCCCGAAAACGGCGCCCCGCCCCTCGGCCGAAGCGTCCGGCACGCTTTCCGACGAGCGGCTCCGAGCGCGTGCGGCCGATCCATCGCTTGCCGAGCGCCACGAGCGCTACCTCGGCGCGCTCGGCCTGACGCCGGAGCAGGCCGACGTCCTATCGGGTTCCCGGGCCGTTGCCGATTTCTTCGACGCCGCCCTATCGGCGCACGCCAATGCGAAATCCGTCGCCAACTGGGTGGCAAACGACCTGCTGCGGGAGCTGAAGGGAAAGACCATCGAAAGCCTGCCATTCGGGCCGGCCGAGCTGGCCGAGCTTGTCGCGCTGGCCGACCGGCAGGCGATCACGACCCCTGCGGCCCGGACGATCTTCGGCGAAATGATGTCCGGCGGGGGAAGGCCATCGGAGATCGCGGCGCGACTCGGTCTCGACCGGGTTCTTTCCGAATCCGAGATCGAGGTGGTGATCGACTCGCTGCTCGATTCGCTTCGTGAAAAGGTCGACGAATACCGGGCCGGGAAGACCAACCTGTTGGGGATGTTTACGGGCCATGCGATGCGGGCTACGGCCGGGAAGGCCGATCCGCAGGCCGTTCAGAAAATCCTGAAGATCAAGCTGGGGTGAGAGCGCCCCTCCGGGCGCCCTCCCCCATCGATGCCTATCGAAGTGCCAAGGGTCCCGGCGGCCTGCGCCCTGCGTCGCCGCCCTGCTCCCCCTCCACCATCAGGTTGAGCCGGTCCACGACGCTCTGGACCTGCTCGGCATAGCTTCCCAGCTCTTCGGACGAGGATGCCACTTCCTGCGAGCTGGCCGCGGTCTGCTGGGTGATCTTGTCGATCTCGGATACCGCCTTGCTGACTTCGGCGATTCCCCGGGACTGCTCCGAAGTCGCCGCCGAGATCTCGGCCACCAGCTCCGTCACCTTCCGGACCGCGGACGCCACATCGCCGAAATCGGTGTTCGTCTCCTCGACGAGCATCGTTCCTGCCGAGACGACCATGAGCGTCGACTCGATCAGTTCGGAGGTGTTCTTCGCCGCCTCCGCCGCACGCTGGGACAGGTTGCGCACCTCGCCGGCCACGACCGCAAAGCCTGCGCCCGCCTCTCCGGCCCGCGCCGCCTCGACCGCGGCGTTCAGCGCCAGCAGGTTGGTCTGGAAC
This window contains:
- a CDS encoding O-acetylhomoserine aminocarboxypropyltransferase/cysteine synthase family protein, with translation MSSESSQPRQPGLSTLSLHAGQIPDPTTGSRAVPIYQTSSYVFKSSEHAANLFGLKELGNIYTRLMNPTTDVFEKRVAAIEGGSGALAFSSGQAAAASALLNITQVGDEIVSANNLYGGTYSQLHYSFPKVGRKTIFVEATKPEEFRKAITPRTRVIYAETIGNPGLSVPDFEAIGKIANEAGIPFLVDNTAGIGLVKPLDYGADLLTLSATKFIGGHGTSLGGVIVDGGKFNWGNGKFPEFTEPDPSYHGLKYWDVFGNFPGFGNVAFVFKARLQWLRDFGACISPFNSFQLLQGLETLPLRMVKHSENTLAIARFLKNHPRVAWVNYPGLEDNVNHAVASKYLKNGHYGALLGFGIKGGLEAGRKFIDSVKLLSNLANIGDAKSLVIHPASTTHQQLTPEEQLATGVTPDFIRLSIGLEDVEDLIADFNQALQAATL
- a CDS encoding multicopper oxidase domain-containing protein, with the translated sequence MAKTRFKIAAVLVATLGTGAAWASTLIPQTVVPGACIPQFATPLLSFGPGTKAALPRVDALKHPVLTIKMKESNRPVLPPPTPAIPYPSNYFDVPSQSNLVCPTVTIDNTRIWAYETSDGITGKVLGPAFWPAVTLEIRRNIPTLVNYVNELPSFDNNNPTGPGMLQGLVTVDQTIDLANPYLLPNQMACAPPLKCNEPYVGAVPSVPHLHGGEVPPQFDGGPSAWFTSALSGGFRGPTYSSLWPVGAGKALYFYNNTQEAGTPWFHDHSMGATRTNVYSGLAGFYFIRDPAREPANLPQGDYEVEMAIQDRQFDNNSQLFFPDGSGADAGVTNLNGTPGNPSVHPFWIPEFFGDVAVVNGSPWPVKEVEPRRYRFRIVEGSNARMYNMTFLADNGSKAPVYVIGSDDGYLNKPVPADPLFMAPGERYDVIVDFTGLTGRTITVTNDAAAPFPSGMSPVPYKVANPGDNCFFGFPSDNTTGMCPADQPTMAKIMQFKVVLPLLSADKSCNPSALSNNCSRPVPYVRLTDGKGNAAAGINLAALPKRQLILKEHAGPGGPLEVLVNNTYYMGNMSPSVKALGRADGVTELPRVGTTELWEIINLTMDAHPMHTHLAQFQVLDRQTFNDNTMVATDPNSYPLDWAAAFGPVLPAFCDNVLPDNPCPGYGPPAPYNLLNGDGALGGNPALSPYLSNALHPPAAPAPWESGWKDTAKAYPGQVMRMLVRFAPTSASVASATPGKNLYPFDPTVGDGYVWHCHIIDHEDNDMMRPYKVIK
- a CDS encoding Rrf2 family transcriptional regulator, with protein sequence MISKKTKYALKALGYLAEHSTGEPILIAELAEKENIPKKFLEAILVALRKGGILVSRIGKGGGYLLAVPPAEIMVSQVVRILEGEFAPLPCLSEAHGTRCEECDDQESCGIRLVMWDVKNAVTGVMDAISVADMVERSRAVRMTSRKIIDFSI
- a CDS encoding Fic family protein → MILPDYPKRIDLSSSESFTIQVGVDLSSLQILLNHIEAAKIRFDRAPLLPRVVSLLEREIHVCSVSYTHRIEGGLLSESETDAALRIQPGEPCSESQLRVINIGTACKMAREETASTGWRLTGGYIRSIHEILSEGVTHERNRPGQLRDGNIETPIPVGDEGHGGRYIPPQFAADIERLLDGLIAWHDEITSYGVPALIRAPLVHFYFELIHPFWAGNGLVGRLLEASILYSSGYGLAAFCLWRYYAERVDRYYALFNESRKAAVRGEAKPFTPIVSFHLEAMLTSFLRKLERVSGITGTLLFEGELRRLRDENGINLRQYAIVTHLMASLTPISLDQLRRSPWYEEIYRRLADKTKQRDLRQLREAKLLSLDDSGFLRPGYTRPPM
- a CDS encoding chorismate mutase; translation: MEINEVRKRIDLLDDVLLRIFNERARLALEIGHLKKGLGLPVYDPAREKRVFTRMKEDNPGPLDDGAIVRLFERVVDESRRLERIMSQEEGHDEC
- a CDS encoding PEP-CTERM sorting domain-containing protein, with the protein product MKRILLPALALFAASALFASHANAAAILYLSDGTNVRTITDGGVGDQNPVVGAVSFVGSFGSWALDVSTGVSKPLLGSVRSPEMDLNTIAIGLGFLDVAFLDDKFSVANMGFRSDIDGNSFNSVGSVTAITGVAKPTPAPFALDSIISFNFIDVPGKIHGTGFGTATLTPTDFLFLGATINHGEMGTTSFDYHTAVPEPGTMMLLGSGLIGLIGFGRRRFTA
- the cysK gene encoding cysteine synthase A — encoded protein: MGNVYNDNSQSIGNTPLIRLNHMTEGAKAIVLVKVEGRNPAYSVKDRIGENMITDAEKRGVLKPGVQIIEPTSGNTGIALAYVAAARGYKLTLTMPETMSIERRRVLGALGANLVLTPGAEGMKGAIEKAEAIKASDPDKWFLPQQFKNPANPEIHEKTTGPEIWNDTDGAVDVIVSGVGTGGTLTGISRYIKKTKGKAIISVAVEPKESPVITQKLAGEPLKPGPHKIQGIGAGFIPDTLDLTLVDRVETVSGDEAIETAKRLGREEGILVGISSGAATAVALRLAKLPEFAGKTIVVILPDLAERYLSTALFEGV
- a CDS encoding methyl-accepting chemotaxis protein, coding for MIGTFSLKKKLIGAFVVVALIAAVIGVIGYRGILFAKGAQDQMGSVQLPAVNAIWMIKDALDVARRVELVMFQPQLDEDEIAGMMKNLQKAREQADEGIRLFESLPVGQEEKSAWQAFKTAWDDWIRGADRVTASLGGSAAERSAGYDEATGPSRVRFHTTRVALDKLIEIELASSERIDREFESDVRRTKLFTIIAVVAGVGLGLAFGIFLSLNLSGSLTRAARSLDEGASQLSVSASDLTSSSQSLAGGASEAAASLEETSAAMEEMSSMTRQNADNAGLAKQLADKARCGVDKANESMGALVLAMTEISRMGEETGKIVKTIDEISFQTNLLALNAAVEAARAGEAGAGFAVVADEVRNLAQRAAGAARNTSDLIESTVGKIKEGTSLVHRTNDEFQEVAVAFRKVTDLVGEISAASSEQSRGITDVGQAVSRLDRVTQQSAAGAEEVAASAEALGGQATSVKAVVRSLEGIVAGDGDPGANGFRSGRPPAEAGASPRRLVAASPSGRVRAVSRSAAEKEIPFEDQEKGL